A genomic stretch from Podospora pseudoanserina strain CBS 124.78 chromosome 3, whole genome shotgun sequence includes:
- a CDS encoding hypothetical protein (EggNog:ENOG503NYBE; COG:S), with translation MGKPRLIILIRHAQSEGNKNRDIHQTIPDHRVKLTQEGWQQAYEAGRRLKGLLRPDDTLQFFTSPYRRTRETTEGILATLTDNQPEDSNFNRNRIKVYEEPRLREQDFGNFQPCSAEMERMWQERADYGHFFYRIPNGESAADAYDRVSGFNESLWRQFGDDDFPSVCVLVTHGLMSRVFLMKWYHFSVEYFEDLRNVNHCEFLTMRQDMNTGKYILENKLRTWSDLKKQNALEAVAREKEAEAKDKEKAETGKENGKSKDSSKLARTGSVVEIRRRWGGCPNGCNHDKNFKIRQTLADLVKNDHIISNQAVGLAGSENSSGSNSNSNTSGSNVTAVKNGTASPLDAAAALAPPAETNNSTSSTSSTTNSNNNNTATSPTFGLTNPSFNGTANSTTLVSRRPAGKKIFWSQSSTTLCADGSPNPSFDISITGPKIDISKARDEVVSSPDGTPSFISVDDRLRGQLKSPSLPPHLSNNNNNNSSSNHQTSAHGGAVQQLHVGRDFGGTYSGHNSVASGDDADSSEDERHRHTHHHSHTHDYLKPASHRAVFLTGPGSKRDNSRMGRGMRANRLGDCHSDAGHSSDGEHEADGEHETPDEDEDESGSNADGLELARTLTEKADEALMRAEMEDKSIQGSVY, from the exons ATGGGGAAACCAAGACTTATCATCCTTATCAGACACGCCCAGTCGGAGGGCAACA AGAACCGCGACATCCACCAGACCATTCCCGACCACAGAGTCAAGCTCACGCAAGAAGGATGGCAACAAGCCTACGAAGCCGGCCGGAGACTCAAGGGCCTGCTGCGGCCCGACGACACTCTTCAGTTCTTCACCAGCCCCTACAGACGGACAAGAGAGACGACAGAAGGCATCCTCGCCACCTTAACGGACAACCAGCCAGAAGACAGCAACTTCAACAGGAACAGGATCAAGGTCTATGAGGAGCCAAGGCTGCGCGAGCAAGATTTTGGCAACTTCCAGCCATGCAGCGCCGAGATGGAAAGGATGTGGCAGGAGCGTGCCGACTATGGTCACTTTTTCTACAGAATTCCAAACGGCGAGAGTGCGGCGGATGCCTACGATCGTGTCAGTGGTTTCAACGAGAGTTTGTGGAGACAATTTGGGGATGACGACTTTCCCAGTGTCTGCGTATTAG TCACTCACGGTCTCATGTCTCGTGTCTTCCTCATGAAGTGGTACCATTTCAGTGTCGAGTACTTTGAGGATCTCCGCAACGTGAACCACTGCGAGTTCCTCACCATGAGGCAGGACATGAACACGGGCAAATACATCCTAGAAAACAAGTTACGGACATGGTCCGATCtcaaaaaacaaaacgcGCTGGAAGCGGTGGCCAGAGAAAAGGAAGCCGAGGcaaaggacaaggagaaggcggagaCCGGAAAGGAGAATGGAAAGAGTAAGGACAGTTCGAAACTTGCTCGCACCGGCTCAGTGGTTGAGATTCGACGTCGCTGGGGAGGCTGTCCCAACGGCTGCAACCACGACAAGAATTTCAAGATCCGCCAGACGCTGGCTGACTTGGTCAAGAACGACCATATCATCTCTAACCAGGCTGTTGGCCTGGCTGGAAGTGAAAACAGCAGCGgtagcaacagcaacagcaacacgaGCGGGAGCAACGTGACAGCCGTCAAGAACGGCACCGCCTCTCCCCtcgatgctgctgccgctctTGCTCCCCCTGCTGAAACGAACAACTCTacttcttccacctcctcgacgaccaacagcaacaacaacaacacggcAACCTCTCCGACCTTCGGCCTCACCAATCCTTCCTTCAACGGCACGGCCAACAGCACAACACTAGTGAGTCGACGGCCGGCAGGCAAAAAGATTTTCTGGTCTCAGTCATCAACCACGCTTTGCGCAGACGGCAGCCCTAACCCCTCCTTTGACATCTCTATCACGGGTCCCAAAATCGACATCAGCAAGGCCCGAGATGAGGTGGTTTCTAGTCCAGACGGTACGCCGTCTTTTATCTCTGTCGACGACCGATTACGTGGCCAGCTCAAGAGCCCCAGCCTACCGCCCCatctcagcaacaacaacaacaacaacagcagcagcaaccatcAAACTTCTGCCCATGGGGGCGCGGTACAGCAACTCCATGTCGGAAGGGACTTTGGCGGGACGTACAGCGGGCATAACAGCGTCGCCAGCGGGGATGACGCTGACTCGTCAGAGGACGAGCGTCACAGACAtactcaccaccactcacatACACATGATTATCTCAAGCCTGCTTCTCATCGTGCTGTCTTTCTCACTGGGCCTGGCAGCAAGAGAGATAACAGCCGGATGGGAAGGGGTATGAGGGCTAACAGGTTGGGAGACTGCCACAGTGATGCTGGGCATAGCAGTGATGGAGAGCACGAGGCAGATGGGGAGCATGAGACGccagatgaggatgaggatgagagtgGGAGCAACGCTGACGGGTTGGAGTTGGCGAGGACGTTAACGGAGAAGGCGGATGAGGCATTGATGAGagctgagatggaggataAGAGTATACAGGGGAGTGTTTACTGA
- a CDS encoding hypothetical protein (EggNog:ENOG503P2Q3; COG:S): MADAPPAKRLKTTTSSKTKHNLSPTSLQAATLSSLFANPDKPIPLPTGPQKKHLPPPPEIVTNVQGSSAGAGSGEFHVYKAARRREYERLRQMEEETAAEKAQREFEEERLERIRKDEEKTRKNREKRNKKKQNKGKGSGNEGRTPQPTITASGKEGDKKGDDGDKVAGNGTEKGDAKESTTPQPPAVPVAQGVGLVICDDD; encoded by the coding sequence atggccgacgcccccccagccaaacgcctcaaaacaaccacctcctccaaaaccaaacacaacctctcccccacctccctccaagCAGCAACCCTCTCATCCCTCTTCGCAAACCCCGACAagcccatccccctccctaccggcccccaaaagaaacacctccccccgcccccagaAATAGTAACCAACGTCCAAGGCTCctccgccggcgccggaTCGGGCGAGTTTCACGTCTACAAAGCCGCCCGCCGCCGTGAATATGAACGACTCCGGCAAATGGAAGAGGAAACCGCCGCTGAAAAGGCCCAGCgcgagtttgaggaggaacGACTAGAGAGGATAAGAAAGGACGAGGAAAAGACGCGGAAGAacagggagaagaggaataagaagaagcagaataaggggaagggaagtgGGAATGAAGGGCGGACGCCGCAGCCAACTATTACCGCgagtgggaaggagggggataagaaaggtgatgatggtgataaAGTGGCTGGAAATGGGACAGAGAAGGGGGATGCAAAGGAgtcgacaacaccacaaccacccgcTGTCCCAGTCGCCCaaggggtggggttggtCATCTGCGATGATGATTGA
- the HUL4 gene encoding putative E3 ubiquitin-protein ligase (COG:O; EggNog:ENOG503NUFY) codes for MAPWPNEVGSSAFLRPRDPATASNQARSPANARQHLQPGSTSGHGSSNRERSRYRSASRVPEFETWENLQQCQIESSSSDEDLHPSRNAQRPRHTRSMSHPFPSLFSIKKKKSGPMTRPEHESDSESGLDAGPLPKFRGRPPPSRGHRNASSGGSRDYSTGNCMTCGSLVRWPRDLHVFKCTICLTINDLQPLPRDRDRGHDHNRENRRDHSRGAGASPDRRPTLSSDGTISLEHTQSLISQCLYAFLAAALRNPQPEALSPPREPSTNPFFNNSTEGNFNSGNFSEPYLMVRPPSSGSPSRRAQPIPSRSRDPSQHRRQPSWSNTVPNTISASYPEKRPVLQEVFPQQPSHQYTPQPPSPGGEARRIFRPLEDYIVSCFTSFHCLNSSFTSYRGHRHRPTVEDVRKHSVDHIEHRRGSQPTINPQPIVDLDAKLLLLGNFAENGSWWTGGQEDVVPGRSSSNKSQNGQSIVSSRSPRLEWADLEEWYSAVTEAARSWPEVYSSLVEEDPDLTAPHATLMELETEILIGQEHAQRTLLKACETMLKRPGRPIVSPDDLRFIMIIAGNPLLHGDYKPYSGEFEHPGSAGSTQSNDPLRGSSPTSGRHSGIIKRIVGLVSNTTPDCQNHLVGWFARYPKKMFVQTKDLVSSFLAYRLIRQNEKKYETKVDITDGLIPSMGAGRSAASLHAALGHGRESGGGANGGQNNNNNRGKKKEKPKRVVYQDDWQIKAAARVLGLLFAANNMDYARRGGNMYDGNSINNNNGGDGVYARGQIVPTSDFYTTLLDDSDLVGDFEAWEKKQARFAFCQYPFLLSIGAKIQILEHDARRQMESRARDAFFDSILSHRVVRQFLTLNIRRDCLVEDSLKAVSEVIGGGGEDIKKGLKIVFKGEEGVDAGGLRKEWFLLLVREVFGRDHGMFLYDEDSGYCYFNPNSLEPSEQFFLVGVVLGLAIYNSTILDVALPPFAFRKLLMAAPPPPLAGQVAHQQRQTMNYTLEDLAGFRPRLARGLRQLLEYSDDDLEEVFCLDFVVDVEKYGVVERVPLCPGGERRPVTNTNKREYVELYVRYLLDGSVTRQFEPFKRGFFTVCGGNALSLFRPEEIELLVRGSDEALDIDSLRAVAQYEGWGKEVADPGEDEPVVRWFWSSFERASPKDQRKLLSFITGSDRIPATGAASLVVKISCLGDDIGRYPTARTCFNALGLWKYGTRERLEGMLWGAVNGSEGFGLK; via the exons ATGGCTCCCTGGCCCAACGAAGTGGGCTCTTCTGCCTTTCTGCGTCCACGCGACCCCGCAACGGCTTCGAATCAAGCTCGATCACCAGCGAATGCTCGTCAGCATCTTCAGCCCGGGTCTACAAGCGGTCATGGTAGCAGTAACCGCGAAAGGAGCCGATATCGAAGCGCTTCTCGAGTGCCCGAGTTCGAGACCTGGGAGAACCTGCAGCAGTGCCAAATCGAGTCCAGCTCGTCCGATGAAGACTTACACCCTTCGCGCAACGCACAAAGACCCCGTCATACACGCTCCATGAGCCATCCATTCCCGTCACTCTTTTcaatcaagaagaagaaatcgGGCCCCATGACCCGCCCCGAGCACGAGTCCGATTCGGAGTCCGGTCTCGACGCCGGACCTCTGCCGAAGTTTCGAGGAAGACCCCCACCGAGCCGTGGTCACCGCAACGCCTCTTCGGGTGGCAGCAGGGATTACTCGACGGGCAATTGCATGACGTGCGGGTCGCTTGTACGATGGCCGAGGGACCTACATGTATTCAAGTGCACCATCTGCCTCACTATCAATGACTTGCAGCCACTACCAAGGGACCGAGATCGTGGCCATGATCATAACCGGGAAAATAGACGGGATCATTCACGGGGGGCGGGCGCCTCACCTGACCGGCGGCCAACATTGTCGTCTG ACGGTACTATTTCTCTCGAACACACACAGTCGTTGATTTCTCAGTGTCTGTACGCTTTCTTGGCAGCTGCTCTGAGAAACCCACAGCCCGAGGCTCTCAGTCCACCTCGCGAGCCATCCACAAATCCATTCTTCAACAATTCAACTGAAGGAAACTTCAACTCGGGCAACTTCTCGGAGCCCTATCTCATGGTGCGGCCACCAAGCTCTGGGAGCCCTAGTCGTAGGGCCCAGCCGATACCCAGCAGGTCCCGGGATCCTAGTCAGCACCGCCGACAGCCTAGTTGGTCCAACACTGTCCCCAATACCATATCCGCTTCATACCCTGAGAAACGACCTGTTCTCCAAGAGGTTTTCCCGCAGCAACCATCTCATCAGTAtacacctcaacccccaagTCCAGGTGGTGAAGCCAGGAGAATATTTCGCCCACTTGAAGACTACATTGTCTCTTGCTTTACTTCGTTTCACTGTTTGAACTCGTCATTCACATCGTACCGAGGCCATCGGCATCGTCCTACAGTAGAGGATGTACGGAAACATTCAGTCGACCACATCGAACACCGCAGGGGATCGCAGCCAACTATCAACCCCCAGCCCATCGTTGACTTGGATGCGAAGCTATTACTCTTGGGCAACTTTGCAGAGAACGGTTCTTGGTGGACAGGTGGGCAGGAGGATGTTGTCCCTGGAAGGTCGAGCTCTAATAAAAGCCAAAACGGACAGTCCATAGTCAGCTCGCGGAGTCCTCGCTTGGAATGGGCGGATTTAGAAGAGTGGTATTCGGCTGTCACGGAGGCTGCTCGTTCATGGCCGGAGGTGTATTCGAGCTTGGTAGAAGAAGACCCAGACCTGACTGCTCCACACGCCACGCTCATGGAGCTTGAGACCGAGATTCTCATTGGACAGGAGCACGCCCAACGGACTCTTCTCAAAGCCTGCGAGACGATGCTCAAAAGACCAGGAAGGCCCATTGTTAGCCCCGATGACCTGCGGTTCATCATGATCATTGCTGGAAATCCCTTGCTGCACGGAGACTATAAGCCCTACTCTGGGGAGTTTGAGCACCCTGGTAGCGCAGGTTCGACACAGAGCAACGACCCACTGCGAGGTTCTAGTCCCACCTCTGGGAGACATTCGGGTATTATCAAACGGATTGTGGGCCTGGTGTCGAATACTACTCCGGACTGCCAAAACCATTTAGTTGGGTGGTTTGCAAGATACCCGAAAAAGATGTTTGTGCAAACCAAGGACTTGgtgtcgagcttcttggcaTATAGGCTCATTAGGCAAAATGAGAAGAAGTATGAGACCAAGGTTGACATCACGGATGGGTTGATTCCTAGCATGGGGGCTGGGAGGTCAGCGGCGAGTTTGCACGCTGCGCTTGGGCATGGAAGAGAGAGCGGTGGGGGGGCTAATGGGGGCCAGAATAATAACAATAAcagggggaagaagaaggagaagccaaaGAGGGTGGTCTATCAAGATGATTGGCAGATCAAGGCtgcggcgagggtgttggggttgctcTTTGCGGCGAACAATATGGATTATGcgagaaggggtggaaaCATGTACGACGGTAACAGCATCAACAATAACAacgggggtgatggggtgtATGCCAGGGGACAGATTGTCCCCACAAGCGACTTTTACACGACGCTGCTAGACGACTCGGATCTGGTGGGCGATTTTGAGGCgtgggagaagaagcaggcgAGGTTTGCGTTTTGTCAGTATCCGTTTTTGTTGAGCATTGGGGCCAAGATTCAGATTTTAGAGCATGATGCTAGACGGCAGATGGAGAGTCGGGCAAGGGATGCGTTTTTTGATAGCATTCTCAGCCACAGGGTGGTGAGGCAGTTTTTGACACTGAATATTCGGCGGGATTGCCTTGTGGAGGACAGTCTGAAGGCTGTGAGTGAGGTtattgggggtggtggggaggatatcaagaaggggttgaagatTGTTTtcaagggggaggaaggggttgatgccGGTGGGTTGAGAAAGGAGtggttcttgttgttggtgagagAAGTGTTTGGGAGGGATCATGGGATGTTTCTCTATGATGAGGATTCGGGCTATTGCTATTTTAACCCGAACTCGCTGGAGCCATCGGAGCAGTTCTTtttggtgggagtggtgctgGGGCTTGCGATTTACAACTCGACCATTTTGGATGTTGCGCTTCCGCCATTTGCGTTTCGAAAGTTGTTGATGGctgctccgccgccgccgctggcTGGGCAGGTGGCTCATCAGCAGAGGCAGACGATGAATTATACGCTGGAAGATTTGGCTGGGTTTAGGCCTAGACTGGCGAGGGGGCTGAGGCAGTTGTTGGAGTATAGCGACGATGACCTCGAGGAGGTTTTCTGCCTGGACtttgtggtggatgtggaaaaGTATGGGGTTGTGGAGCGGGTGCCGCTCTGTCCCGGGGGTGAGAGGAGGCCGGTGACGAATACGAACAAGAGGGAGTATGTCGAGTTGTACGTCAGGTATCTTCTTGACGGGTCGGTAACGAGGCAGTTTGAGCCGTTCAAGCGGGGATTTTTCACGGTTTGTGGAGGTAATGCGTTGAGTTTGTTTAGGCcggaggagattgagttATTGGTGAGGGGGTCGGATGAGGCGCTGGATATTGATTCTTTGAGGGCGGTAGCGCAGTATGAAgggtgggggaaggaggttgcggatccgggggaggacgagccggtggtgaggtggttttggagcTCGTTTGAACGGGCGAGCCCTAAGGATCAGAGGAAATTGTTGAGTTTTATTACGGGGAGTGATAGGATACCTGCCACGGGGGCGGCGTCACTGGTGGTGAAGATTTCGTGTTTGGGGGATGATATTGGGCGGTATCCGACTGCGAGGACGTGCTTTAATGCGCTGGGGCTGTGGAAGTATGGGACtagggagaggttggaggggatgcTTTGGGGGGCGGTGAATGGGAGTGAGGGCTTTGGGTTGAAGTGA
- the CCT3 gene encoding T-complex protein 1 subunit gamma (EggNog:ENOG503NV7S; COG:O) codes for MQAPVLVMNTNAGAERQTGRKAQLSNIAAAKTVADIIRSCLGPKAMLKMLLDPMGGIVLTNDGHAILREIEVSHPAAKSMIELSRTQDEEVGDGTTTVIILAGEILAQALPQLERNIHPVNIIAAFKRALKDALEIIEEISLPIDINDDKEMYKLISSSIGTKFVSRWSELMCSLALNAVRTVTWEVGNGKREVDIKRYARVEKVPGGEIEDSRVLDGVMLNKDITHPKMRRKIENPRIILLDCPLEYKKGESQTNIEVTKEEDWNRILEIEEEQVKSMCEHILALNPDLVITEKGVSDLAQHYLMKANVTALRRVRKTDNNRIARATGATIVNRVEDLQESDVGTQCGLFEIEKIGDEYFTFLTKCKSPKACTVLLRGPSKDVLNEIERNLQDAMGVARNVMFHPRLSPGGGATEMAVSVRLQQLAKSIEGVQQWPYKAVAEALEVIPRTLIQNAGKSPVRVLTDLRAKHAEGKSSWGVNGDTGSLVDMKEYGVWEPEAIKVQSMKTAIEAACLLLRVDDICSAKKLQPGVGISGGDD; via the exons ATGCAGGCTCCTGTCTTGGTGATGA ACACCAATGCCGGTGCTGAGAGGCAGACCGGTCGCAAGGCTCAGTTGTCGAACATCGCTGCTGCCAAAAC TGTTGCTGATATTATCCGATCATGCCTGGGCCCCAAGGCCATGTTGAAGATGCTGCTCGACCCCATGGGCGGCATCGTCCTCACCAACGACGGCCACGCCATCCTCCGCGAGATCGAGGTGTCGCACCCCGCGGCCAAGAGCATGATCGAACTCAGCCGGAcgcaggatgaggaggttggcgatggtACTACTACTGTTATTATCCTGG CCGGTGAGATCCTCGCGCAggccctcccccaactcgAGCGCAACATCCACCCAGTCAACATCATCGCGGCCTTCAAACGGGCTCTTAAGGACGCGCTGGAAATCATCGAGGAGATCTCCCTTCCCATCGACATcaacgacgacaaggagATGTACAAGCTTATTTCTTCGTCCATCGGCACAAAGTTTGTCTCGAGATGGTCGGAGCTCATGTGCAGCCTTGCCTTGAACGCTGTCAGGACAGTCACGTGGGAGGTTGGCAACGGCAAGCGCGAGGTCGATATCAAGCGGTATGCACGTGTTGAGAAGGTGCCTGGTGGTGAGATTGAGGACAGTCGGGTGCTGGATGGTGTGATGCTCAACAAGGATATTACTCATCCCAAGATGCGCCGCAAGATTGAGAATCCGAGGATTATTCTGTTGGATTGTCCTTTGGAGTATAAGAAGGGAGAGTCGCAGACTAATATCGAGGTgacgaaggaggaggactggAACAGGATTTtagagattgaggaggagcaggtcaAGAGCATGTGTGAGCATATCTTGGCGCTGAACCCAGATTTGGTTATCACTGAGAAGGGTGTTTCTG ATCTCGCTCAGCACTACCTCATGAAGGCCAACGTCACAGCCCTTCGCCGCGTGCGCAAGACAGACAACAACCGGATAGCGAGAGCCACTGGTGCCACCATCGTCAACAGAGTGGAAGACCTCCAGGAGTCTGACGTCGGCACCCAGTGCGGTCTGTTCGAGATTGAGAAGATTGGCGACGAGTacttcaccttcctcacaaAGTGCAAGTCACCAAAGGCCTGCACTGTCCTCCTCAGAGGCCCCTCTAAGGATGTTCTCAACGAGATTGAGCGCAACCTCCAGGACGCCATGGGCGTGGCGCGCAACGTCATGTTCCACCCCAGATTATCgcctggcggtggtgctaCCGAGATGGCGGTCTCTGTCAGGTTACAGCAGCTCGCCAAGAGCATTGAGGGTGTCCAGCAGTGGCCTTACAAGGCTGTTGCCGAGGCGCTTGAGGTCATCCCCCGGACGCTTATCCAGAACGCGGGCAAGTCCCCTGTCAGGGTGCTGACCGATCTCCGGGCTAAGCACGCCGAGGGCAAGAGCTCGTGGGGCGTGAATGGTGATACTGGTTCGCTGGTGGACATGAAGGAGTATGGTGTTTGGGAGCCGGAGGCTATCAAGGTGCAGAGCATGAAGACCGCTATCGAG GCCGCCTGCCTCTTGCTCAGAGTAGATGATATTTGCAGCGCGAAGAAGCTGCAACCGGGTGTCGGCATtagcggtggtgatgattaA